From Sander vitreus isolate 19-12246 chromosome 5, sanVit1, whole genome shotgun sequence:
tctttttgataatctacacgtttttcttgcagtagcttTTCTGCAATAAACCgtggtaaaagttactataatccgttcaaggagttgataagcagacagattagctagctagcttccactttataaacagctagctaacgttaacgttacgtcactgctgtagcggtcagctactttagcggtcagctactttagcgatgtttaacgttagctacataacgttagcaatatatcttgtgtagaatccaggaccggcagagcagagggaagtgtcagggagcagagacaaactatttagctagatgaagtgagctggtttgaccattgagatgggatatgctcgcttagcttcaccgcagtcGTGTGTGGCTGTGCACTAGTGCGGGACTGCGGAGGTcaaggggtgtggcgatgacatcatcaataCGATAAATATCCGGCTTCACCATCCAGACGAAGCCAAAAGAGAGCCGTTTTCAAATTTTCTCACCCTGGGAcccggtttcaaaaaagtgcgttttcaggcagtgcgtttactggATTTGTGTGGACGAGGGGCCCAAACGATGCTAAAAATGTGCGTTTGCACCTGAGATGCTTCGCTCTTTatgttttctgtgaagaacatgtCACTTGTAGAGATGGGCGAGTGGGCTGGAAACAGTGTGGCGCTGATGCAAAATGTGAGACAGCACAATGCATCTCTGTCTATTTACTCCCCACCCCACCACATTGAACTCATCCAGTCTTCCAGCCTGCACCAAAACACAACCAGCATTCCTGAACGCAGCGTTTGAAGCCGAGTCAACATCCAGTGAGAGGTTGACAGGGTCAGCTGAGGCCAGGTATTCCTGGCATCCTGCCCACTACACTTCAACCAACACTGCAGCTAGAGAACATGAAGGTGAGATGAACACAGTTTACTCTCTCACCTCCCACACACATCTAACCAATGAACTGAGTCAGCATGCTCTTTTACTGATACATTTTGGTTTGATGATTTCTTCTCTGTGTGTCACTGATTCAGACCAGAGCAAATAAACTATACTGCAACATGAGTTACTATTTATCCTCTCATCTCACTCTCACTAGAAAGCGTAACGTGTATTTCCAAACATGctgaactgttcctttaaagctacagtgtcATCAAGTGCCTTTGATGAGTGTGCTTTGTTAAATGCAGGGCACCACCGGGGGGGTTAGATATGAGGTCAAAGGATTGGTCTATATTTCATAGTGAGATTATCAGTTACTGGGTGTGAGCTGAGGGACAACAGATGATGATCCCTGTCCAATCATCAGCATCAGATCAGGAGAACAAGAGGATTCAATAGGATTCtgtatcatccatccatccaccatccatccatccatgcatccatcctccatccatccatcctccatccacctatccatccagccatccatccacctatccatccatccatccatcatccaccaCCCACCATCCattatccatcatccatccattcatcctccatccatcatccatccatcctccatccatccatccatccatcctccatccatcatccaccatccatccacctatccatccatcctccatccatccatcatccacctacccatccatccatccatccacctacctattcatccatccacctatccatccatccatccatccacccacctatccatcatccatccatctatccatccatccacctatccatccatccatccatctatcatccacctatccatccatctatccatccatccacctatccatccatccatcatccatccatcatccatccatctatccatccatccatccacctattcatccatccatccatccatccatccatccacctatacatccatccatcatccatccatccatccacctatacatccatccatcatccatccatctatcatccacctatccatccatccacccacctatccatccatccatccatccacccattcatccatcatccatccatcatccacctatccatccatccatccacctatccatccatccatccaccatccatcatccatccatcctccatccatccacccacccatcctccatccattatccatcatccatccatccatccatccatcctccatccaccatccatcatcctccatccaccatccatcctccatccatccatcctccatccattatccatcatccatccatcctccatccactATCCATCATCCACCATccgccatccatccatcctccatccattatccatcatccatcctccatccaccatccatccatcatccatccatcctccatccaccatccatcatccatcatccgccatccatccatcctccatccatcatccaccatcaaccatcatccatccatgctCCATCCattatccatcatccatccatcatccaccatccatccatccatcctccatccatccatcctccatccaccatccatccatcctctatccattatccatcatccatcatccatcatccatcatccaccatccatcctccatccattatccatcatccatccatcctccatccatcctccatccattatccatcatccatccatcctccatccatccatccattatccatcatccatccatcctccatccatcatccaccatcaaccatccatccatccatccatcctccatccatcatccacctatccatccatcctccatccatcatccatccatccatccatccatcatccacctatccatcatccatccatcctctatccaccatccatccatcctccatccacctatccatccatccatccatcatccatccatccatccacccatccatccatcatccacctatccatccatccatcctccatccattatccatcatccatccatcctccatccaccatccatcatccaccatccatccatccatcctccatccattatccatcatccatcatccaccatccatccattatccatcctccatccatcatccaccatcaaccatcatccatccatcctccatccattatccatcatccatccatcatccaccatccatccatccatcctccatccatccatcctccatccaccATCTATCATCCACCATCCACCATCCtctatccatcatccatccatcctccatccattatccatcatccatccatcatccaccatccagccatccatcctccatccatccatcctccatccaccATCTATCATCCACCATCCACCATCCTCTATCCAttatccatcatccatcatccatcatccactatccaccatccatcctccatccattatccatcatccatccatcctccatccatcctccatccattatccatcatccatccatcctccatctatccatccatccattatccaccatccatccatcctccatccatcatccaccatcaactatccatccatccatccaccatcaaccatccatccatcctccatccatcatcaacctatccatccatccatccatcatccattatccatcatccatccatcctccatccaccatccatcatccaccatccatccatccatctccatccatccatcatccatcatcaccatccatccattatccatcctccatccatcaTCATCCATCaatcatcatccatccatcctccatccattatccatcatccatcatccaccatccatccatccatcctccatccatccatcctccatccaccATCTATCATCCACCATCCACCATCtctatccatcatccatccatcctccatccattatccatcatccatccatcattcaccatcatctatccatccatctatcatccatccatcatcatccatccatcatcatcatcatccatcaTCACCATCcatcatctatccatccatccatcatccatccatccaccatctaTCATCCACCATCCACCATCCtctatccatcatccatccatcctccatccattatccatcatccatccatcatccaccatccagccatccatcctccatccatccatcctccatccaccATCTATCATCCACCATCCACCATCCTCTATCCAttatccatcatccatcatccatcatccactatccaccatccatcctccatccattatccatcatccatccatcctccatccattATCCATCCATTATCCATCCattatccatcatccatccatcctccatctatccatccatccattatccaccatccatccatcctccatccatcatccaccatcaactatccatccatccatccatcatccatccatccatcctccatccatcatcaacctatccatccatccatccatcatccacctatccatcatccatcctccatccatccatcatccaccatcaaccatccatccatcctccatccatcatccatccatccatccatcatccacctatccatcatccatccatccttcatccaccatccatcctccatccacctatccatccatccatcatccatccatccacccatccatgcatcatccatccatcatccacctatccatccagccatccatccacctatccatccatccatccatccacctctccatccatccaccaatccatctatctatcaatcatccatccatccatcatccatccacccatccatccatcatccatccgtccctccatccatccatcctccatccatccatccatccatccatctatccatcaatcatccatccatccatctaccatccatccatccctccaccatccatccatccatccatcatccatccatccatccctccaccatccatccatccatccatcatccatccatccatccctccaccatccatccatcctccatcaTCCACCCATTCTCTATcctccatcaatccatccatcatccattaGACCGGCTGGTGACCAGAATTGGCCAATTTTCACGTGATCGGCCATGACTGACAACCGGCCGGTCAggctgacatatgccgattttatgccagtcaaatgctgtaaatacataacattgtaaaggctaccatacacaatgcataggaattatatataggctagcaaataataacaataaacccactattaattacattatcttaatgcagtgcaactactgtagcatgtaaataatgcacataaaatacaaacgtgagcGAGGGCGTTCAACAATCGCCTTATATCGGATCAACAGCCACGTGCAACCTAGATAGCAGGCgaagaacacaaacaacaaaatcaccAGCTAACACTACGACTTAAAGTTCTCAAggacacatacacgcacacacgccatctccactggctagttatcctccGGACTccagtctcttttttctttctctcacttttccGCTGGGTTGCGCGCACGCCCGCTCgtggtgtgaagcgcgtgtccacGCTATTTTCCAACATGCACTCTAACAATCACTGCttatagacggccttttgtacaaatgcattacctgttttcatacagaagtttagtttgctaaatatatcacatttctttagttggatattggatgtgaaaagaaggaaatggttcttccataacattgcactttagatgtgtgtgaatttcccacaccaggagtcatttatatagttctgttttatagtgatccattatctgttaaacaactgttctattaaagaaaagataatatttgtgtgtgctgtaaagtggttagaaaaaatgatttTGGAATCGGCTAAAGTCGGTATCGGCAGGTCAAACTCAATAAAAAATCAGAAATTGtgatcggcctagaaaattgtaatcggtgcatctctatcatccatccatcatccagcCAACACAAGCTAGCCAACAATGCTAACACTGGCACTTTACTTTgatgctagctagttagcttggAGAATTCTTTTAAATGGAGTAATTGCAATATCAAATAAAACAGACTTTTGAAAAAGAgccttttgaaataaaaaacctacaataatttaaaaacTATCATCCAATAAAAGTGTTattatgaaaatgaatgatggaATTACATTCATAATAATGAAATGAGTTTTGATCATTTCAGTTTtgatcatttatatattttacacaaTTTACTCATGTGTCTTTTGATTTAATATCAAGCACTCTGGGGCTCCATATAAATCTAATACTGGTTATAAACTAGAttctgagaaagaaagaaagctccAGGGTGTGTTGGACCCGGAGGACAGGTAACAGAGAGGCAGGATGCTGAGCAGAGTCTTTCTATTTCAGAACGATGCCGAGCTAAACACAGCGACTGTACAGCACATTGACTTCATCAGAGACACAAAGATTTTACCCAGAAGTCCTCAGGCAGCGCTGCACAGACCTCATCAAAATCACTTTGTGTTGGTTAATACACAATCCATGAaatataaacaacatgaaagaaGTTTTTGAATCTGTCAATACTTACTCCATTGATTTAATAAGCTATTCATATGCATCTTGTGGATGGAGGAACAAACGCAGAAGTCTCTGTGTAGACACTGAGGAGGaaccacacacatgcaacaGCAGATGAACAACAGCACAGACAGGACCAGCCACAGAAACAACACAAGCAAGCCACGGTTAAACCAACAGCCAGGCTGAGAAGACGGAAAGAGTCACAGATGACAGGAATAATGCTTTGGACAAGACAGCTGTCACCTGCTGGAAACACCACATTTATTTCTAAGCTTTCTACAATCTAATTAAtgtctttaaaaacacaatgcaaaTGCATAAATGAATCTTCCCGtttaaaacacatacaacacaataaCTCTGATTGTTGGCCTGATGCCAGTGGCTCCCAACCAAAGAAGCTTTCCCTCCTCAGACTGTCTTTAGAGCAAAGTCAAAAACAAAGCCAAAGAAGTGTGTGACAAAGACAGGGACGGATTAATCCATTAAAAGAAACCTCTGCCTCTGGAGCTGCTGAATGCTCTGCTGTGTGGACACAGctgttgtctgtgtctgtccaaCGTCATCTCATGGGAAAGCGTATAAATGGCACACTACTTTGCGCTTTTTATGGGtcatttaaagcgtaactctgcaacctagggtctttttgtacccgagtcaaactttcgtttaaaagcatatttaggacggaatcgccacttttaagatttaccgtatcttcgtttttgggtcaaatggccttttgacacacaacatgagactttgctccaagtatcaccaggggctctccaccttaaccaaagcactgacaacattggttgtgttcacagagtttactaaaaggagaggttttaacaactcaccgtagctcttgtttcCGGCTGCAGCCATATAgcagtcaaaaacaatcgatttctgaatgcaacataacagggaggagagtaaagatggaaaacGCCTAAAGCTCAGtttcatataaatgcacggattatttcttgttttgtcgttagtgaaaaataattttgaccttgtagttgaaaaaggagcctcatataaaaaggacatttcctcctatggagtccgttcactCGCATTCTGACattgcctatttttgactgggaaaatggcggatagcgtaaacaacaactgctaactgctattttggcgagagttacgctttaaagcaTTTCAAGCTTTCCGGGTGTCACTTTACGGCTCGTTCTTGTTCACAACTTAGACATACGGAGCGCCTTTAGGACCCCTCGATGTCACTTCATTATGGACCAGTGGTGTCatttacaggggggatggggggttacaaccctggccagtgcaacccacccAAAAAAACTAtgataatttcctttacataaataaagacatttgcccataacttgatgcagaaaagccataaattgttgcagaaaaattcaccagaatgcaggaaatgaagtgtttgaaatCCTCAAAATCTCTGCTGTCTTATTTCCTGTCCTGTGTTGCTTCGCTAGCGTCTCTGTGCTGTCCGTTTCTTTAGTCCACAGGTAGACTAGCTcgccaagctaacgttagtcaaagTAAAATCATCAAACATGTATTTtagatgaaggagatgagaCTAAATCCAGTTGTTCCTCAGAGTGTTAAACAAGATGCAGGAGCTTTCTACCAGGAAGTTACTGGAAACTAACACTGGGATTGGGTCGACACTACATCTCCTCACTTCCAGAGCAGTTTCTCTGAGTGTGTAATATTGGTGATGTAAAATGACACgggaaaaactaaaaaaacattgtgatatCATAACAAATGGCCGTGCTGCTGTCAGTGGCACTGAGAACAGCTGGATCGCTCTCTAACTCTTCGTCAATTCACCCACTATTGGTATTAAAATACTgattactgcagctttaaggagatGCATCATGTAAGAGTAAAATCAACTGAAATATAAGGTTTTAAAACTACATTTGGACACAGGAGCCCTCTACACCACAATACTAATTCATAATTCACAACCTTTTGGGCTCCAGGAGGGTGACCCTTCACATTTATTTTGGGACCTGTATGGGGGTCGCACTcctcaggttgggaaccactgcacgGTCCAGTACAGTCTATTACTCTCTAATGAGCTGGAGTTCCTCTGCTCTTGACCTGTTTCATCTTTACCTTGAGTAGAATCAGAGAGAAGCTGGAACTTCTTCAGAGGAGACGGACATACTTACACTGATCGTTAGGAAGTCCTGTGCATCGTGTCTccgcgtgtctctgcgtgtctcTGCAGGAAGTGTCCTCACAGCTCCCGTCTCGTCCCGCTCCGCGCACACAGCTCCGTGTTCTGAACAGTCGCCGAGTCTACTGCGCGCTTTACGGGTTGTCTGGGTAACCAATTTGAGACTCCGCCCACACAGTTGAGCAACAggcctggctgtgtgtgtgtgtgtgtgtgtgtgtgtgtgtgtgtgtgtgtgtgtgttttgatatgTTTAAGTTTTTAGTTGTTTCatgctgttattattattatgtagcCTATCCATAGACACTGTACAGACAGCCCATAATAACAGCATTGAGCCGGATCAGTGCAGTCTCTTCTGGATGCTGCTGGTGCTGGGGGGGGTTATGGCCGGACTGTGAGACAGATTGTATCATTGGAAGGATTGGAGAGGAAAATGGATGCAGTGTTTTTGCGGAAATGTGCATTATGTTGTCATTAAAGTTACAAACTCCACTTGTAGTTTTGGAGGGGAGGGATATGAGCGGGCGGTGTTCCTATGCTCTGGTTTGTGCAGAGTGGTGTGGAGCTGGGGGGGCGGCTGTAGGCGTAGCAGGTTAGCTGTTGCTGCCATCTGCTGCTGAGTCATGAGCGTTTTATACTGTGTATGGTCATGAGCCAGCAGGCCAGTCATTACACAGCACCTAAAGCTCCTAGCATCATCCAATCAGATGATTTCACATGATCAGTCAGCACCCACAGTGCAGCTTACATCattccatcatccatccatcattttgtcatttagaACATGTCTATATTCTCGTTTACATCTGCATTCTCATATTGGCAGTGGTGGGAAGTACTGAATACTGTTTCACTTTTTCTTTGATTTAACGTGACGTGTGATTGGCCCACTACCAGCAGCTGGTGGAGGTAAAGATGAAGTACTCCATCAGCATCAGGTTTTAAATGATACCCAGCTTTTATCTTGAGGTACTCTTAGTATTTCCTTTTGTTGCCAGTTTATACTTGCACACAGTATTGTCCTTTTTTTACTTCCTTTCAATTATCTGAATTACTTTATTTACATGCAGAACAGATGGTGAACTTATGAAATTTGCTTTCATAGTCAGAGATTGATGGTGTTTGTTGAGGATCTGCCTGCACCAAAAGCTTTCCTCTCTAAACCATCTGAGTGGGGTCTCTATATATTTATAGAGTATGTATTTCTATAGTCAGAGTACCCCCCCCAGAGGAGTGACTGAACCATCAACTCTTCAAGTCAGCATCTATAGCTTCAGATGTATCAGTTAGTAACAATAACACGCTAAGCtcatatttttcatttcatacagagcccaaaatgtattaatttagtgcaaacaagattttaaaaataaaaaataaaaactctggAAACTGAGAACTttcacttttgatactttagtACATTTTGCCAATACTAATAAAAGTAGTAAAAATGTGACAGTTCTTTTTTAACTTCAGTGAAAGTTCTGAATTCTTCTTCCATCACAACTTATTTCATTTCATCTACTTACAGTTTGTCACCTGATGCATCCAAAGCCCTCTGTCCTGCGTGTGATGGTGCATGTGATGAGGAATCCATCTTCAATGTAAAAATCAAGGCTTTTATTTGGTTTGGATGGAAACAGCACGAGTGATACCAAGGCAACAGTAGTAATATATACATAATTATTAATTTGCAGTAAGAAACATATGTTTATCATACACTATAATATTATACATTCAGAATTTCTGCTGGGTTGTTAGGGTGGCTTCatgacagaaataaatgaaaaaagtgataatgaTTGTGTTTAGTATATTTTCTCTTTAAATGACCTAAAAACTGGCCGCTGTTGATTAAAGGTCTAGCTATTTAATCTGTTGGTCAACAGAAACGTTATCTGCCCTTCTTTTCTTGACTTAAAGGACAATAAACTGAACATGTTGGTCAAAATAACagagacatttgaagatgtcatctTGTGTAGGTTATGTAATGATTAAAATAATCAGCAGTTTCCCATCATTTTCCGCTGATTGCCTATTCAATCGTTGACAATCTCATTTCAGAATTGCATTCCTCTCCTCTCAGTAAAGTGCCCATTAGTTAAATTCCCTGATAATGAACAGTAATAATATACCACCCCCCCCATGGCTGTGTCTGATGGCTTCCTTTCCTTGTTTCCTTAATACTAAGAGGGTTAGGTTAACCCGAGAATGGCAGTCAACAGCTGCTGTGGCCTGAGGAGAAGTCCTGCCACATGTGCAGCAGCTGGGACGGCGTGAAACCGTTGACAATGATCAGTTTGGCGAAGGTGCACCTGTCGTATTCCAGGTGTCGGATCTCAAACAGGTTCCTGGGGGGCAGCAGGCTGCGGGAGTACACCGGCTGCACGGCCAGCACGCGCAGACACAGGCCCACGTACACGTCCTCAAGGGGGAGCATCCGGACGAACCGGGACACCCAGGAGATCCTGGCCGCCATGTCTGCCGAGAAGACGTAGCCAGCTCCGGACAGGTACGGGGGGAAGCTGTCGGCGGGGTACAGCTCCTCCGACACACTCcatttgctgctgctgtccCTGCGGGGCCGGCCATCACTGATCACAGAGCCGCTGATGAAGCCCCGCCGCGGCGAGCTCCTCAGCCTGCGGAGCAGGAGGAAGACGTTGACGAAGATGTCTGCGTCCACCTTCATGGCGTAGGAGGCGTTGGGGCAGCGGGTGGCCAGCCAGCTCATCATCATCAGGGTCTTGATGGTCAGGTTGTGGTAGCTGTCCTGGAAGTCCATCTGGACGATGTCTGCGTGTGTCctgctctcctcctccagctgggCCTGGACACCGGAGCCCCGGCCCCCCTCAGGGAGCCCCACGAAGAACAGAGCTCGGCTGTCCCGCCCTGGAGCCCCCCATGTCTGCCTGACGGCGTCCCTAGCTGCAGCCTCCCCAGGGGACACAGGGACCAGAAGGAGCAGGAAGGGGGGGGTGTCCCTGAACACAGCGGCCGGGGTCAGGGTGTACTCGTAGGTGTCTGGGGATAGGAGCCGGTACTCGGCGGCTGGGAGGGGGCTCGGCGTCGCCGGATCTTTCCTCCTCACGGTGAAGATGTGAGCAGACAGGACGAGCAGGCCGGACACACTGAGACATTTCACCAACGTCCAGAGACACGCCCTCCTCATCGCCACGGGACGCTCAGGCCTATTACTGTCCCTGGAAGGAGAGGAAATCAAATCAATCATGTTCCCATCAAGCATAAACCCAAACAGCTAATCTTAATGTTGGTACTATTGGGTTTTAATGTTGTTAAATTGTTGCTGtagtgttgtcttcctgttgttgttgttgggttCGGGTTTTTAGGTCTCTGCCCAGGGACTCCAGATGAAAACGGGCTCATAGCTACCTCTGGTACTGTCCCGtcaaataaatcaattcaatAAAAACTCAACTGAAACTCTGAAACTACTGCATGGTTCAAACTGATGcaaatcacatcacatcactgtGAATCTTTTCAGTTTGACTGTTAGTTTGACTAATGTTTCACTGGTGAAGAAGGAGGAGGGGTCGCATTGAAGATCGAACATTACACATGATGTTATTAATAGGTTCATGTAGACATTAGAGGCCTGACTTACCTGGCTctcacaaacaaactaaaactactgGAAAACTAGCACACAAACACTCTGAAAACCaactcaaactaaactaaagagaaagagaaaaactgTAGTCCAGCAGGGAAGTCCGTCGGGAGGGCAGCGACCGCTCCCAGCAGGGCAAACCAGGAAATGGACATGTGCCAAACACGGCGGTCTCCAAGGAGGCTTAAAAGAGGAGACGACAGAGCACATGCGCAGTGACATCTGGGCTTCACTAGTGGCCGCGCACACTCCAGTTACAATGAGCATGTGTTGAAAGCATAGCCTTTATGACCAAGCCTTGATTTAATATCCTTGTAGATATCCGACTGAAGCGAAGCAGcggagtcacacacacacacacacacacacacacacacacgcacgcacacacacacacacacacacacacacgcacgcacgcacgcacacacacacacacacacacacacacaaagtcgaAGTCACGTTTATTTCATCCATAGAAATGGAAATTAcagtgctcacacacacacacacacacacacacacacacacacacacacacacacacacacacatactatacacGCTTCTACTTTTATCTTAAAAGATctgtacacatactgtaggtaTAGGTCTTTGCTGTAAATAATGGTGTCTTGTAAGCCTCTTCTTTTTATGCAAGACACAATAATAAATCATGAATTCATTCATAtgggccagagagagagacagagagagagagagagacagagagagagacagagagagagagacagagagagagacagagagagagagacagagagagagagagagacagagagagagagacagagagagagagagagagagagtccttTATGCTTTAGATGTGATGTCAGTAAACTGCTGAGTCTTTATataacctatatatatatatatatatatatatatatatatatatcctgctGCCTCTGTTTCCTTCATTTAGAATTCCTCA
This genomic window contains:
- the b3galt8 gene encoding beta-1,3-galactosyltransferase 2 — translated: MRRACLWTLVKCLSVSGLLVLSAHIFTVRRKDPATPSPLPAAEYRLLSPDTYEYTLTPAAVFRDTPPFLLLLVPVSPGEAAARDAVRQTWGAPGRDSRALFFVGLPEGGRGSGVQAQLEEESRTHADIVQMDFQDSYHNLTIKTLMMMSWLATRCPNASYAMKVDADIFVNVFLLLRRLRSSPRRGFISGSVISDGRPRRDSSSKWSVSEELYPADSFPPYLSGAGYVFSADMAARISWVSRFVRMLPLEDVYVGLCLRVLAVQPVYSRSLLPPRNLFEIRHLEYDRCTFAKLIIVNGFTPSQLLHMWQDFSSGHSSC